GAGCGATCGTTGCAGATTTGATCGCCCTGACGCGGGAGGTGATCGAGCGCCGCGAGCGATTGGCGCATCTTTTTCACGACCGCGACGTCGACGATCCCGACGCGGCGCCGGATGATCCCTATCGCGCGGAGCTTGTGCAGGTCGAGCAGCAGATGCAGCGCGACGGGCTGCGGTTGCGGGAACTGGTCGACGAGCTGCGCCAGTTGGGGGCCGAACCGAAAGACGGGCTGACGGGCCTGGTCGATTTCCCGACC
The window above is part of the Pirellulales bacterium genome. Proteins encoded here:
- a CDS encoding DUF2203 domain-containing protein gives rise to the protein MSDDRAEPRKLFTVAQVNAMLPLVRAIVADLIALTREVIERRERLAHLFHDRDVDDPDAAPDDPYRAELVQVEQQMQRDGLRLRELVDELRQLGAEPKDGLTGLVDFPTMMEGRTVCLCWKLDEPEVLFWHEWDAGFAGRQPLLQAQKISV